From the genome of Toxoplasma gondii ME49 chromosome XII, whole genome shotgun sequence:
GCTTTTCGAGGACCGCGCCGCGAAGAGCGGCGGCGCGCTGACGAGATCCATCGCTCGCCAGGCGACAACGCAGGCCTCGCAGAGCCTCCTCGGCCCGCGGCACCGCTTTGGAGGGACGCCTGCACCGCGCTGTCGCTCGCCTTTCTGTGAGACGGCAGAGCTCACCGACGGCGAGACTTGGCGCAGAAGGGAGAATCGGCTTCGGcatgaagagcgagaggaaggaagcgacaggcGGAGGGGGGAACGAGGCGAAAAACGGTCTGCGGAGCAGAGGGAGCATCTCCGCGCCGCGCTACAGAAACcatctgcgtcctcttcctcttgttcctctgcctcttcctgctcgtctttctcttcctcgtctgcttccttgcctgcttccgcgtcttcctcttcttcgtcctcgtcgctgAAGGCGGCAGcgcagcgagaagcgacTCTTCGTTATCTGCCGTCGGCGCTGTTGCGCGAGATTTCGGACTCGATTTCTCAGGACCCTCTTCTCGCGAAGGTAGCGGAtcgcggcgaagaagacgcctACCTCTCGCTCCGGTTTTTTGTCTGCCGAGAGCGAGGCCTTCCTGGAGATGCTCCTCTCGACGCACCTGGCCAGCCGCGCGTCGGAGGCGACTCCTGCGCAGCCGCggcgggaagaagcgaggcgacTGCTTCCAACACAAGAGCGAGCGACGCAGTAGCCGACATGGAGGACGGCAGAGCGGTTCAGAGTCCcccagacggagacgcagctcGAGCGAGAAGCGTCGAGGACCGGGACGACACTGCAGAGAGACCCGGCGTTACCGGGAGCCACTACGGAGAGGGAACCGGTGCGAGAGCTCGCGACGACCGCGGGGATGACGACGCTGTGAGCGACGGCAGTGGCGATGCCGCCAGCAAAggttttccttctgttctcaGCGCGAGCAAAGACCTCGTTTTTGTCTGGTACAGGCGGCGAGGCTCGGCCATGCGTCTGTGCATCCCCCGGCTGCCTGAACTGCTCTGGAAagtcgtcgccttcttcttctttctctcgccgtcgccgttCCTCGCGACGCCCTCCGGCACCTTCCCGCCGGCGCCAGatgctggagaaaagacgacggtcgagggaggaggcgacggggaaggagaacgcggagacaggggagaggGAGATGGAGGAGACCGGGGAGAAGGGGACTGCGGAGACCggggaggaggcgacaggagagaaggcgaacggaGTTTTAGAAgaccttcttccctttcatggacgcaaaagaagaacggCGCGTGTGAGGACTCTCAGGAAGTTCAGCGGAAATTGTCGGagggactgcatgcaggccgCGGAGCGAACGCCGCGGCAGGACGCTGGCGGACAGGCGGTGGCGGACCGGGCGAgttggaggcgaagaaccGAGAAGACTGGAGGGAGGCAGCGGATCGCGAGGATGctgaggggaagaaaacgctCCTGCGGTCTGTCGCCGCCTACGTCTACTGGCCCGGCATGCAGTCATTCTTTGACACTTGTGAACAACCTGGGGATGagtccttctcgtcctccttctgttctgcctcttgttcctccgcttcatcctcttcttccgcttcatCGTCGTCTTCCGCTTCATCGTCGTCCTCCGCTTCATCGTCGTCTTCCGCTTCATCGTCGTCCTCCGCTTCATCGTCGGCCTCCGCTTCATCGTCGTCCTTTGCTTCACctgcgtcgcatgcagtgcctTCGCATCTTGAGGGAGGTCGACCGCGGGTTGGCGAGAGTCCGAGGTCACGGTGGACGGTGCGGGGAGAAAGGActcgcgcgttttcttctttccctgccGCAAACCAGCTGTCTGGCGGACCGCGCGCGTCTGCGGCTCTGCGCGgttctgccttctcgcctccgtcgACTGTGGCCTGCCAGATCGAAGACCCAagtttgctgcatgcacttgcgGACCTGCGGAGCGGAGCGGCTCTGGAGGGCCTTCGCGTGGTGAGGCGAGGCGGGAAGGACGGAGGGCGCGAGTCGTTTTGTCTCGAGTGGACGCCGAGAGCGgcgacgcgagaagcaggcgaatgtgcggcgcatgcgccgtcCTGCCGGCCCGCGAGAAGGTCAAACGCTGGCGAGACAGAAGTTGATGCATGCGTAGACCCCGCtgcgagaacggagagagtgAATGGAGTCTTGCTTGGAAAGCCGTTATCGCCTCACGCTTTCTCGCTCGgctcctcgcgtctctgtccaCCTGGCGCCCCTCGCGCTGCATCGCCCTGCGTCTCCATTGCTCCAGGCGGCGCCGTCTCGCGAAGCGACggcggcgagaagcggagaacaGGCGACGATTCAGTGACGAGACGCAACCACGGCGGAAACGAGGATTTTTCAGAGACTCGTCTGAGTCAGAGAAAAGAGCCTCTGCTCGATCAGGACGCGAGTCGCCTTTCCGCTGCTTTGCGTCCGCCGCCTGGCCTCGAAAGCTCCCTTTGCTGGCCTGCGGGGCTCGCCTCTTCGGGTAGACGTACACCCCAGGACTTTCTACGCGGACTGCTTCCCGGCGCGGGGGAGAGGGTGGAACACCAAGCCGCAGGCGGCGACTCACGCGACGGCGAGTGGACTTTCCGCGAGCGGCAAGACAGTCGAttcgaagacgaagacttgttcttctctggcagagaggacgacgacaCCAGCTCCGTCTGTTCGTCGCATTTGACCCCCCGGACGAGCGGCCTGTTCCCCGCCTCGCTCCCGACGGAGCCTGAGACGTCTCTGGCCTTGGTAGGGGCGTCTGACGAGCGCGACGCGCAGCTGCTAAAccattttcttctgttcttcgctgCGCTGTCGCGCTCTGAAGTGCATCGGCCTCCGGTTTCGCcgccgtcgtcgccttcgctcctCGCCCTGCAAGATCTGACAGACTGGGACGCGCCGCGAGCCCAGGGACCTGCATGCGGGTGCACAAGCGAGCGCCTGCCTCGGCCTGTTGTCAACATTCCTCCACGAGGCGCATGCGGTGAACATGACTCGTGCGACGGGGGACTCCGtcgagacgaggagaacggctgcagacagcgacgcctgtccttcttctctctgcccgaTGAAGCGTCGCCGACGTCGCTCGGCGCTGCGGCTTCTTGTCCGGAGGCCTGTGAGgcggagctgaagaaggcgacgaatcGACGGCGGAACGACTCGTGGACCTCTGAGGCCTCTCCAGACGACTCGGAAGTTCCTTCAGATCAACAGAAAGGAAACCCTTCTCCATTCCGCCAACCTGCGAGACGCATTGGCATCTTTGCAGTCGacgtctcctgtctcgctcttccatcttcttgctctcccttctcttccttctcttcgtctgtctcttcttctctgtcttctttctcgacgCGTCCGGGACGGCCGCCGTCTGCTCGTCTTCGACCAGGGACGTTCGCGGTTCTGTCGGAGGGGGgcaagtctctctctcttctttcgtccagcgaggaggcgcggggGGCGAAGTGGACTGCTGCGGCAGCGGAGGccagggaagaagactcgCAGAGCGAAAGCTCCTTCTGCGATTTCCTCAGCCTCCCAGACGAAGATAGCTcgccagaggcagaggacgcCGTGTcatggagagaagcggaaggccGCTCGCTCGTCGCGACAGAGggcgaaagcgaagaagaagacgaaggcgaacaagacggcgctgaagaaggagaaggaagagggagcTGTGCGACCAACGAAAcgagcagaggcagagggaacggcgggagaaagaaggtgaaagagaagagcaaagaagaacgcgCCTGCGAGAACCTCGCCCACGCACTCGCCTTGTCTTGCTCCTCGGCTGGCCTCGACGCCGTGTGTATCTGCCTGACAGACAAGGTAGGGAGAATTTGAAGGACAGCGCGAAGGGACTCAggcgaaaaggaggagacgacaaAGATGAAGGCAGCttcaggagaggcagaagatggggaggaacgcgcgagagtgcgagacggggagaaggaCTCTTGTGTGAAAAAGGACAAACTAGACGTTATTTCCTTAAACCGCTTCCCTCCTCAGTTAACGTCTCGCCTTTTGCTCAATATCAAAGAGGATCCTTTCTGCACTACCTTTGCTCTTTAGGAGGCTTCTGTCTGTGTAGGAAAACATGCGATTTCATCTATTGGAAACAGAGCCTGAGCGCAACGAGATTCGTTGTCTCCAAGAGCGAATAGAGCGACGCGTGGTGGATTTCTGCGACATATCTGCCTGTTTGGGGGCCTGAAGGATCTGAAGAGCTCTGCAGGTTGTTCCGTTCGTAGTTGTCTGTCCCTTTAGCTTTGTTGTCTGATTCCTTGAGGCcagtttctcgcgttctcggCTTCGGCAGACCTGCGTCTTTGGCTCTGtggtttcgctcttcttgccAAACTTTGTTACCGAAAAAGTCGCTCATATAGtgccctctctctcacgTCTGGCGTCCATCGTCTGTTTCACTCGTCATCGCCAGGACCGCCTTGTTCCCCTCGGATGCCGCACCATTTCGCTCTTGGACCTGCCTCGCCTCCCGTCGCTCCTCGCCCGGTGGCGACAGCAGCTGATCGCCCCCaagctctctctgccttctctcgcgtctccttcgcacccgtctccgcctccctcttctgcttcgccgtcgtctgcttcagcgtctcctccgtcgcctccCTCCGGTGCGTCTCTGCCGTCGGCGGTGGATGCCCTGCCGACTGCCTGCTCCGCCACAACACAGACGGGGAGGccgcagacggcgaaggcAAGAGATGGAAAggtttctctgcgcctccatACCTCCGCGCCTGCAGGTGCGGCAACGGTGCAGGCCGACTCGGAGGCAAAGCGACGCACCGGGcgacaagagaggaaagaacagagacgagcCAGGGGAGTCGGGGAAAGAgggcaaagagaggaaaaacagatggcgaagaagaggcaatCGGGGGGCGTAGAGAGGTCGCGAGAAAGCAAGAGAGGGACAAAGTGAGAGACGATCGCCCATCAAGCGAGAACTGGAGCGAGCAGTAGGTGACCCATGCTGATTTGCAGATTTAAATTCTCTTATAAAACGCTTAGTCAAATGGCCCCTCTCTAGGACTCATGTACGACCGAGGGGACTTCTCGTTGGTGCTGcgccatgcatgcacctcctACTagagtggaagagagagagaaacatcgAGCTCGCCCAGCCAGTGGCAGAGGCGCTCGGAAAGAAGCCGGAGGGTGGAAaggtttctgtttcctctttgcaCAAAGAGGAGCTGTTATCGCCACAGTGGCGGTGTGATGTGGAGGAAAGAGTTTGCCTCCTTGGTCAGACTCGGCGAGATTTTACAAGTTCTCTTTTCCGGTTGAACTCGCAAACTCGAATCGATACTTCAAGCCGTGTCCACTCCTagactttctctcttgcgccTGCGCGCATTCTCGCACAGTttgtctgctctctgctttcttgtcGTTTTTTTTGTCATCTCTCTGGAGCGCCTTCGCGCTGGCGTCGTTGCTAGCGCATTCcactttcctgtctttccctcacggtcGTTCCCTCGCTATGGCTTCCTCGCTAGCGTCTGTTGCCCGGCGGCTGCTTCGGTGCCGGTCGGAGACTGTGTGCAGCCGGAGACAGGCTGCTCCACACTGGGGACGCATTCTCGACCTCAGAGGTGATCTGCAAAGACTTAAAAAGAACTAGGGGGCGCTGGCCACCCAGCgcgagcgcatgcatcgagcGAAAAGCTCTGTATCCGCATGCGTCAAAGACACGCACGGTCTCAAAACGTCACCCAAAAAACAGGGGAGTAACGCTGCTgacttcctctcttctttcgcatGCAAAGGCGGACATGCGTCCAGCCAGAAGCTGCTCAACGCTTGGCTCTCCCCAATCTCACACTGGCCTTCCACACATGTTTGTAAATCACGTTCACCGTCATATGCACTTGCATTCGCacttgtacatatatatatatatatatatatatatatatatatatatatatatatatgcatatttatgtGGAGGCATGCTAGCCTATTGCCATAGACATCACTTGGCAgggtatatatacatatatatatatatatatatatatatatatatatatatatatatgcatatttatgtGGAGGTATGCTAGCCTATTGCCATAGACATCACTTGGCagggtatatatatatatatatatatatatatgtatatatatatatatatgcatatttatgtGGAGGCATGCTAGCCTATTGCCATAGACATCACTTGGCAgggtatatatacatatatatatatatatatgcatatttatgtGGAGGTATGCTAGCCTATTGCCATAGACATCACTTGGCagggtatatatatatatatatatatatatatatgtatatatatatatatatatatatatgcatatttatgtGGAGGTATGCTAGCCTATTGCCATAGACATCACTTGGCagggtatatatatatatatatatatatatatatatatgtatatatattcattCACGTGCATGCTTACACGCATTTGTTTATATCACTGTCGACGTACATATTTGTCCTTTTGTAGATCTCTGTACAGAATGGTTCTGCACAACCATGGATGCACACACCGGTTTGCGCACAACGGCATTGCTTCTGAAAACCTTTAGCTAGGGGGCGACCCTCTCACGAGCCTgcagggggggggggcaTCGCGGGGACATAAAAGCGCTCGAGGCGCAGTCGCTCAGACATCGGCCATTCTCTTCCGGCACCGAATTCTGAGAAAAGgagcttcgttttctcgaaaCGCTTCTCAATCCTTTCACCTCTCCACCATGctccgcgtttttctcgatgGTGTGCAAGCCACAGCTTGAATTCAGTTCCCCTGCATTTCTTCATCTTTCTCACGAGATGGCAAGTATTCGCGGAGATGGACATATGAATTCTGAAACCTTCCAAGGCCAGAAAAAGATTTTCCCTCGAGTACACAGAAAACGTTCTGCGTTTAACTAattctgcatgcaagaccGCGGCCTGCAGTCGGAAacgctctttctttctctctcgcttcggcCTCGGCAAAGAAGGATTGTCGATCTTATGCGGCACTGCGTTCTCTCGTCGCATCTCCGTTATTCCCCTGtgcgtttctttcgccttccgtgtgttctctttcttctttctcttctcgttcgttcCCGGCTTGTCTGTCCCgtttgtctcgtctttcttctttgcctcctctttcttcgctttctccctcttcgaTGCGCACTGGAACCTCCCCTTCGTCTagttcgtctgcgtctccttcgcctccaccATCTTCTGCACTCTCATCTCCCGCGGCTGTTGAGCCTGGACTGTCTCCGCGAACCTTCAACGTCTGTccccctctcgcttctccctccatCGCCGCGCTGCTCTCGCGGGatctcccttcctctctctctgaaagCCGCCACCGCGGTAatgaaggcgaagaacgagaggacGCAGTAGCACTAgccgacggagaagcagacaacgaagacgcagacgacggagaagcagacaacgaagacgcagacgacggagaagcaggcggCGGCCGAGCAacagaagcggcagagaacctagacaaggaaggagacgaggcaggAGCGACGGGGACAGTCGGATCTACAATGCGCTCAGAGGGAGGGCGGGCAGAAGCGGCAGGCGAGGATGCGGACGCAGACGGCGAGTGTTGAACGGTGGGCCCTGGAGGCAATGCTTCTCGATTCGTTTCAAGTTGAATCGAAGAAACCTGCGAACTCGCCAGCTCTGTCCGACATGACTCAGATACATCCTGTGACGGAGACGTTGACGCGAAGGCCTCAGCTCCTTCCGGAGCACAAACAGTggctcctcgttttctcgcggaGACGCCCGAGGCGACAActgcctcctcgccgtcaactgcctcctcgccgtcaactgcatgcggcggcggctgcggcggaaggccggcgagaaggcggtTCTTCTCTGAAAAGACTCCGTCGGACTGACTGAAAGGCggcggcgagacagaaggcagcgCTGGGGGGAGGAGTGAAGgagcgagaggcgcagaggacAAGAGGCTCTCTTGAAGGTGGAGAGTCGTCGCGCCGAGAGTCGAAAACAAGGACGAGAGTAGACCTGAGAAGACGCTGCAGGCGAGGCAAGCCGTCTGGCGAAAGACACAGCGCAAACGGCGGTTCGTCAAACGCAGGGTCTGCAGAGACCTCGTTCTACGCAACTCCGTCGCCGTGAGAGCACgaggacaggaagaaactcgggaggagagaggaaggacgagagagaccagTCGAGGTGACGAGAAGGCCatggagagggaaggagcgcggaaaagagacagatgaccgtgagacagaggcgagaaccgagaaagagaggaagacgaaagggaTACAGGTGCGACTACtcccgagagacagaggcaccCAGGGAAGCAAAGCGAGAgcgagcagcagaggcacacagacagagacatgcCCAGAGAtgcgacgcagacgccgagagctggagacagcaggagagGCGCCTCAGTCCATAACCGAAAGGAGTCCGTGAGGGCGACCGAACGAGGGAAGAGGCCAATGAccgacgacgaggaaaacgcatgcaaatcAGGTAGCCagcacagaagagagacctgTAAAACGTACGGAGATGGCGACGCGAATGACGCGGAGACGCCTCAGCACGACGAAGGCGCAGcagccgacgaagaagaggaacgcgaacCAAATAAGCTGTGAATCAGTTTCAGCCCTGTGAACACAGccgaaggaagaacagactAAATCTCCTTTCTgacgcgttcctctcttctcgcctcaaGCTCCACCTGCAACAGCCTCTCTCGGCGCAAGAAGAACTTCAGCGGCGTCGATCCACCCTTCTCAGAAGCCggcggtgcatgcgcgcgcgaAACCAACGGCTTTCTCtcccccctcttcctctgcaccTGTTCTGCCAGACTGTCCCTGCGGCCGTCACAAGCCACCACGACGAAAGTCTTCAAAACGGATCCTATACCTGCATGCAACCTCTATCCACTCATCTCAGATATCTACACAcgcacacatacacaaacatgtatatatatatatatatatatatatatttatataagCGGAGAAATATGTTTCTATATTTGTGCAGAAGCAAACAGCAATAGAGCAGTGCAGCGCTTGAGGAGACTCGAAGAGCACAAGCAAACAAGGGGTAGAAATCTGACAGAAAGGAAATTCTGATGCAAGCAACCGGGAGACGCGGCGCCCGCCCCAGTCCGCACAGGTTTTGGgcagcatgcatgcgcgatCAAACTCGCACAAAAAAGCTTTGAATCATACAAGGCATAGACACCCACACACAGATAAAAACATATAAGCGTACACAACATATCTGCCATCATACTtccaaatatatatatatatatatatatatacatatatacgtatatacttatacagatatacatatatatatatatgtacatacacatgcatggaGTTATcagtatatatacatatatatatatatatgtatacggCGGCGCCGGACGGAGCGGGGAACAAAAGAGGAGCTGCCTGTGAAAGGCGACAGCCTCCGGATGGTGCGTTTCGCTTCGGCGTGGAAAAgagcgcgtctcttctcgccggtGCGTTTCTCAGATTCGATAGGATCGCAGGACTCTCCccgtcctttttctcttcagatAAGAGTATACGGAATCACCAGGGCGGACTCTTCTGGGCAACGCGACACAGGCTAAAAAAGCATGAACACAGTGCGGTGCCGAGCGGGTGAAGAAACACCGCGAAAGACAGCCAGCATGCACAGACGCAACCATCCACATCTACGCATACGCAGATACACATACCGACATGTAGAGACAGATACAGGCAtacagagacgcagatggAAATGTAGATATAGATCCACGGATGTCGAAGtagagacgaaggcggacAAGCGACGCCACGGGAGACCGTGAGGGATGGATCTGCATGAGAGCATCCAGTTGGTGAGTCAGTTCCAGGAGCAGACGGAACGCAGAGGACGCCGCACACGAGGTGAAAACATCTCGCGTTCGGTGTTCATCCCGTTAACAGACAGAGCTGAAAACTCCGAGACAAAAAGGCGCCCCAGACAGGGCTACTCTCGAGCCTGCCACCCGTAAGAGCATGCACCGACATACACACTTACACATGTACACACCGACATCCGCATCTGCATAAAAAatccatatacatacatatatatatatagatatatatagatatcgatatacatatttatatatatatatatatatatatatacatatatttatatatatacatatttatatatggaTGTGCTCGAACCAAATACATGCACGAGCATGTGGACGCCTGAAGAATTGATGTTTCCAGGTGAGCATCATCGAAACCAAGTGAAGCTGCTGCGAGTCTGAGAGAGCCATTTGCGCCTCAGGAAGAGCAGAGCGGCCTCGAAGGGCCTTGGAGGCGAGCAGGCCGCGAGGTGACCTGCGCCTCTCACGAGTCAGTGCAGCTTCTCCCGCAGAGTCACAAGAGCTGACAGCTTGGAGCGACAAGAAGACAATGTGGAAGGCAATCGACAggtggaaggcgaggcgacgAGAACGCGACAACGACGAGGTCCATTCGAAAGGGGAGCACCAGAGGGAAACCATTCGCATGCAACGCGCCAGCGAGAACAGTCACGGAAGGGACACCGCAGGAAATCGAATGAAGGCGCCAGGAATGAAACGCGCATCGACAACGCACAGAGGCAGATCACGACGCATCCACATGAACATAACGCGCATCAAAAAGATCCAAACATGCGTTCAATGTGCATCGATTGATACAAATATTCTCTGAACCTGGGGACTTGGGGACAACGGGAGCTGTGCGAGAGACCACGGGGGAAGACGCAGGGCGGGGGCAGGCAGACACCCGCAGAAACATggcttcgcatgcagaaaaagaacttTCTCCACAtccgagagacaggcgaagaaacaTGGCGCGCCGCCGAGCACTGCGCCGCCCACGGAGGAAATGCCAGGAGCGTCGGgggcgagaaacgaaaacgcgtAGGATGTCCAAAGAGCAGCAACGccaaagaggaaaaaagagaagaaaagcggacgcgagaagaaaagaagagagtaGAAATACCTCTTCTTGAGAGTCGTGAGGATGCCTTTCGCCGAGGCCAGCCGATCTCCGAAGACTGCAGCGCAAGTACCGCAGCTCGACCATCAAGAAACAAAAATTCTGTCGTTTTCGTCAGCTTCCCTGGCAGCCACTCAGCCGCGCCCCTCTCCCAACTCTCGGGTCACACGCGCGGGTCTTTCATGCACATTTATTTAAACTTTCTTCGTTCAAATTGatgcgtatacatatatatatatatatgaatatatatatatatatatatatgtatatatatatatatatatatatgtatgtatatgtatatgtatatatgtatatatatgtatatgtatatgtatatatatatatatgtatatatatatatatatatgtacatatatgtatgcgtatTTATGAATATGTTGCCTGGTTCGATGCAAGCGGGACCGAAcgccgcatgcagattcTGCCCCCAAACAAAAAGGCACTTGGGCGCCCTTCGAGCGCCTTCACACAAGAAACTTCACTCGTACGCAACATGCAGAACACCGGTCTGCAGGCCGATGAACAGATATACAGATGTACAAGTAAAGAGACTTCTGTATGTCGAAATAAATATGCATTTATAGAAGGGATGGTGTaaggaagaaaggcgcaTGCATAAGGACGAAAGTCGTGTGTGTTTCGGACAGGAGCACCCGGCAGAAAACGTCGTCCGTTCTCGTTGCTCTTTTTTGCTTCTGTTCTTTCGACAAGACGAACAAACATGCATTTGACTGAACTTCGCAAGAGCCGCGCGCAGTGAACAAGACTGCCGAAGCATTCGTCGAAACGCGAAAGGGGAGAGGCGAGCGgagaaaaccgagaaaaaTGCAAGCGCGGACCACAGCCGTGGCCAGAGAATCCACTGCGGATTTTTGTTgctgaaaaacagaagagaagaggaaacggagagcacgaaggggaaaacgagccgcgagaagaaaagaggccAGGGCGACGCCTTCGGCCTGCCCGTGGGCGACTCGCAGAACAGCGAGGCGTCCTGCGGTCTCTCCACCCCACAGAAACTTTTTTGTACACTCGCGGCGACTTCTGAAAAGCCGCTGCGTCA
Proteins encoded in this window:
- a CDS encoding hypothetical protein (encoded by transcript TGME49_217770) translates to MGVPTSQSRASSWQSEDLHSGIQRRNGPSAEAPRPSVRTPHSSVHGGHRSESLAASLADGDNSRRASGWILHDAAGAGRRDGGLSAGRRSVQTTPQLFEDRAAKSGGALTRSIARQATTQASQSLLGPRHRFGGTPAPRCRSPFCETAELTDGETWRRRENRLRHEEREEGSDRRRGERGEKRSAEQREHLRAALQKPSASSSSCSSASSCSSFSSSSASLPASASSSSSSSSLKAAAQREATLRYLPSALLREISDSISQDPLLAKVADRGEEDAYLSLRFFVCRERGLPGDAPLDAPGQPRVGGDSCAAAAGRSEATASNTRASDAVADMEDGRAVQSPPDGDAARARSVEDRDDTAERPGVTGSHYGEGTGARARDDRGDDDAVSDGSGDAASKGFPSVLSASKDLVFVWYRRRGSAMRLCIPRLPELLWKVVAFFFFLSPSPFLATPSGTFPPAPDAGEKTTVEGGGDGEGERGDRGEGDGGDRGEGDCGDRGGGDRREGERSFRRPSSLSWTQKKNGACEDSQEVQRKLSEGLHAGRGANAAAGRWRTGGGGPGELEAKNREDWREAADREDAEGKKTLLRSVAAYVYWPGMQSFFDTCEQPGDESFSSSFCSASCSSASSSSSASSSSSASSSSSASSSSSASSSSSASSSASASSSSFASPASHAVPSHLEGGRPRVGESPRSRWTVRGERTRAFSSFPAANQLSGGPRASAALRGSAFSPPSTVACQIEDPSLLHALADLRSGAALEGLRVVRRGGKDGGRESFCLEWTPRAATREAGECAAHAPSCRPARRSNAGETEVDACVDPAARTERVNGVLLGKPLSPHAFSLGSSRLCPPGAPRAASPCVSIAPGGAVSRSDGGEKRRTGDDSVTRRNHGGNEDFSETRLSQRKEPLLDQDASRLSAALRPPPGLESSLCWPAGLASSGRRTPQDFLRGLLPGAGERVEHQAAGGDSRDGEWTFRERQDSRFEDEDLFFSGREDDDTSSVCSSHLTPRTSGLFPASLPTEPETSLALVGASDERDAQLLNHFLLFFAALSRSEVHRPPVSPPSSPSLLALQDLTDWDAPRAQGPACGCTSERLPRPVVNIPPRGACGEHDSCDGGLRRDEENGCRQRRLSFFSLPDEASPTSLGAAASCPEACEAELKKATNRRRNDSWTSEASPDDSEVPSDQQKGNPSPFRQPARRIGIFAVDVSCLALPSSCSPFSSFSSSVSSSLSSFSTRPGRPPSARLRPGTFAVLSEGGKSLSLLSSSEEARGAKWTAAAAEAREEDSQSESSFCDFLSLPDEDSSPEAEDAVSWREAEGRSLVATEGESEEEDEGEQDGAEEGEGRGSCATNETSRGRGNGGRKKVKEKSKEERACENLAHALALSCSSAGLDAVCICLTDKDRLVPLGCRTISLLDLPRLPSLLARWRQQLIAPKLSLPSLASPSHPSPPPSSASPSSASASPPSPPSGASLPSAVDALPTACSATTQTGRPQTAKARDGKVSLRLHTSAPAGAATVQADSEAKRRTGRQERKEQRRARGVGERGQREEKQMAKKRQSGGVERSRESKRGTK
- a CDS encoding Sec20 protein (encoded by transcript TGME49_217780~Predicted trans-membrane domain (TMHMM2.0):414-432:436-459), which gives rise to MNRYCRPRGSGAPGEGMREERRERGIGQVNATQAAVLAPPHRARKAPGADVAQQQRDLEQQMLRHLPPADAVAQLQDVMRDLAILHDSLRSLLSDSAPGHEAQHDQLVHFRGRVARRISRYAMLVRKSQTLVDRLLSLQEEQLHALGASPSADRQRGSASPLGPQTSLPALPSLSSFLAVAPDGDVSPDIARLQREQLLQLQQFHQQNLQKFKSQLSAWWQRTERHFHTMRMVNYVNSFEATENQPPAAPAPPGASRVGAVHAPARGGPAVCKPPEAHASRSCDSASSQAASVSVSSAALVEVPVASREGPRREEEKRDAQEETATLHSKTSLRVEAKTSIEETGGDKRQHQLRETRAVMAEELQRMQETQRQLQKSSAAIEQTESAYNVFGDRLASAKGILTTLKKRAETDSQLIWFAFLFFVGCCAFVVLRRLRVIRVAISTACLACSVFSGLLSSLFSTLGATTLHLQESLLSSAPLAPSLLPPALPSVSPPPFSQSDGVFSEKNRLLAGLPPQPPPHAVDGEEAVDGEEAVVASGVSARKRGATVCAPEGAEAFASTSPSQDVSESCRTELASSQVSSIQLETNREALPPGPTVQHSPSASASSPAASARPPSERIVDPTVPVAPASSPSLSRFSAASVARPPPASPSSASSLSASPSSASSLSASPSASATASSRSSPSLPRWRLSEREEGRSRESSAAMEGEARGGQTLKVRGDSPGSTAAGDESAEDGGGEGDADELDEGEVPVRIEEGESEERGGKEERRDKRDRQAGNEREEKEEREHTEGERNAQGNNGDATRERSAA